The bacterium genome includes a region encoding these proteins:
- a CDS encoding M20/M25/M40 family metallo-hydrolase, with amino-acid sequence MQLNRTRLLETFVDLVKIEGKSKSERNVADYIKLQLQKVGLTGTEDDTGSKIQGNCGNLVYHLPAVAKDIPRWLLLVHMDTVVPCAGVNPVIKDDTVYSSGDTILGADDRAGIAILIELARVIREYNLPHNEVWLVFTVAEEVGLLGATHLDIEPINVDYGLVLDSSGNAGRITVRQPTAITLDATFIGKSAHAGVCPEDGISAIQMAAWAISQMPLGRIDPETTATIGLISGGTARNIIPEKTEIKGGARSHNETKLIQQIALMKKCIEDAAGKYGGSVEITTTESFKRFAFEENHPLVQHLICAGKDVGLTPVLESTGGGSDANVINQKGIPTVSLTVGYQNAHTTRECISISELSKSAEWILMAITTQYNNVKRTS; translated from the coding sequence ATGCAACTTAATCGAACGCGGTTATTAGAAACATTCGTTGACTTAGTTAAAATCGAAGGGAAATCTAAGTCAGAACGGAATGTCGCTGACTATATCAAATTACAATTGCAAAAGGTAGGACTCACGGGAACGGAAGACGATACCGGTTCGAAAATTCAAGGAAATTGTGGAAATCTGGTTTACCATCTACCAGCAGTAGCAAAAGATATTCCCCGCTGGTTGCTGTTAGTTCATATGGATACGGTTGTTCCCTGTGCTGGGGTTAATCCGGTAATTAAAGATGACACGGTTTATAGTTCCGGGGACACGATTCTCGGTGCGGATGACCGTGCGGGTATAGCGATTCTGATTGAGCTAGCCCGTGTCATTCGTGAATACAATCTACCGCATAATGAAGTATGGCTAGTGTTCACGGTAGCGGAAGAAGTTGGACTTCTGGGAGCGACCCATCTTGATATCGAACCGATTAATGTAGATTATGGGTTAGTGTTGGATAGTTCTGGAAACGCAGGGCGGATAACGGTTCGGCAACCGACAGCAATTACACTGGATGCAACGTTTATCGGTAAATCTGCGCATGCCGGAGTTTGTCCAGAAGATGGGATTAGTGCAATTCAGATGGCAGCATGGGCAATTAGCCAGATGCCGCTCGGTCGAATTGACCCGGAAACTACAGCTACCATCGGGTTGATTTCCGGTGGCACCGCTCGTAATATCATTCCGGAAAAGACAGAAATTAAAGGCGGTGCCCGCAGCCATAATGAAACGAAGTTAATCCAGCAAATAGCGCTGATGAAAAAGTGTATTGAAGATGCTGCGGGTAAGTATGGCGGAAGCGTGGAAATAACAACAACAGAATCATTTAAGCGGTTTGCATTTGAAGAGAACCATCCGTTAGTCCAGCATTTAATTTGCGCTGGAAAAGATGTCGGGTTGACCCCAGTACTCGAAAGTACCGGTGGCGGAAGCGATGCTAATGTGATAAATCAAAAAGGGATTCCGACTGTAAGCCTTACGGTTGGATATCAAAATGCCCATACTACCCGAGAATGTATTTCTATTTCGGAATTAAGTAAATCTGCGGAATGGATTTTGATGGCAATCACGACGCAATATAATAATGTAAAACGAACATCGTAA
- the murI gene encoding glutamate racemase, whose translation MSNAPIGIFDSGVGGLTVVKELIRQLPNESLIYFGDTARVPYGSKTIETIRRYAFESAQFLIAHQVKALVVACNSSTAAGLDHIQSQFKQPVIGVIEPGAKVAVATTRNNRIGVIGTKATIRSEAYPRIIQRINPAIKVYSVACPLLVPLVEEGWLTGPITESIIRAYLTPLLTQRVDTIVLGCTHYPLLKKSITTVVGKEVKLVDSASATAHKVKQVLSEANLTADRSLKPEYTFYVSDVVADFERIGKMFLGQQLAKAIKINVSDYIEKG comes from the coding sequence ATGAGTAATGCACCGATAGGGATATTTGATTCTGGAGTTGGTGGATTAACTGTCGTTAAAGAACTGATTCGTCAGTTACCGAACGAATCGCTGATATACTTTGGTGATACTGCACGGGTGCCGTATGGCTCCAAAACAATCGAAACGATTCGACGATATGCGTTTGAATCCGCCCAATTTTTAATTGCCCATCAGGTTAAAGCGCTCGTTGTCGCTTGTAATAGTAGTACTGCCGCTGGATTAGACCATATCCAATCGCAGTTTAAGCAACCGGTTATCGGTGTTATCGAACCGGGAGCAAAAGTCGCAGTAGCAACAACAAGAAATAATCGCATCGGTGTAATCGGAACGAAAGCGACTATACGTAGTGAAGCGTATCCGCGGATAATCCAGCGAATAAATCCAGCCATTAAAGTATATTCTGTCGCTTGTCCATTATTAGTCCCGTTAGTTGAAGAAGGTTGGCTAACCGGACCGATTACTGAATCGATTATCCGCGCGTATTTAACCCCGTTATTAACGCAACGGGTTGATACCATAGTGCTCGGTTGTACCCATTATCCCCTATTAAAAAAAAGTATAACAACTGTGGTCGGAAAAGAAGTGAAACTCGTTGATTCCGCATCAGCTACCGCGCATAAGGTTAAACAGGTTTTAAGTGAAGCGAATCTTACTGCGGATCGTTCGCTGAAACCGGAATATACATTCTACGTTAGCGATGTGGTAGCGGACTTTGAACGGATTGGGAAAATGTTTCTCGGTCAGCAATTGGCAAAAGCGATTAAAATTAATGTATCGGATTATATAGAAAAGGGTTAA